Proteins found in one Acidobacteriota bacterium genomic segment:
- a CDS encoding ketoacyl-ACP synthase III, which produces MLHATIAGTGRAVPDRILSNADLEKMVETSDDWITSRTGIRERRMAGPGDILSDFCVRAATPALEAAGLVPMDLDTIILATCTPDHPIPGAAPVVQHKLGAKKAAAFDLNAACSGWLYGLHVADGLVQSGKAKNILLIGAEFLTRFTDYTDRGTCVLFGDGAGATVLKATSSDHGVLSTAIRTDGEGSCFISMPGGGSTYPPNRPETLEARLTFIQMKGGDTFKAAIRAMVEVCKEVLAESGFTENDVAWLLPHQANERILTATADRLKIPAERCMNNIARYGNTSAASIPIALDEYARAGKIKRGDLILITAFGGGLTWGAALVRW; this is translated from the coding sequence ATGCTCCACGCCACCATCGCCGGCACCGGCCGGGCCGTTCCCGACCGGATCCTTTCGAACGCCGATCTCGAGAAGATGGTCGAGACGTCGGACGACTGGATCACGTCGCGCACCGGCATCCGCGAGCGCCGGATGGCGGGGCCCGGCGACATCCTGTCGGACTTCTGCGTCCGGGCGGCGACGCCGGCGCTGGAGGCCGCGGGCCTCGTCCCCATGGACCTCGACACGATCATTCTCGCGACCTGCACGCCCGACCACCCGATCCCGGGCGCGGCGCCCGTCGTCCAGCACAAGCTCGGCGCGAAGAAGGCCGCCGCGTTCGACCTGAACGCCGCCTGCTCGGGCTGGCTCTACGGTCTCCACGTCGCCGACGGCCTCGTGCAGTCCGGGAAGGCGAAGAACATCCTCCTCATCGGCGCCGAGTTCCTGACGCGCTTCACCGACTACACGGACCGCGGCACGTGCGTCCTCTTCGGCGACGGGGCCGGCGCGACGGTGCTCAAGGCGACCTCGTCGGACCACGGCGTCCTCTCGACCGCGATCCGGACGGATGGCGAGGGCTCGTGCTTCATCTCGATGCCCGGCGGCGGCTCGACTTATCCCCCGAACCGGCCCGAAACGCTCGAGGCGCGTCTCACGTTCATCCAGATGAAGGGCGGCGACACGTTCAAGGCCGCGATCCGCGCGATGGTCGAGGTCTGCAAGGAAGTCCTCGCGGAGAGCGGTTTCACGGAGAACGACGTCGCGTGGCTGCTCCCGCACCAGGCGAACGAGCGCATCCTCACGGCGACGGCCGACCGCCTCAAGATTCCCGCCGAGCGCTGCATGAACAACATCGCGCGTTACGGAAACACGAGCGCCGCTTCGATTCCGATCGCGCTCGACGAATACGCGCGCGCCGGGAAGATCAAGCGCGGAGACCTCATCCTGATCACGGCGTTCGGAGGCGGCCTCACGTGGGGCGCGGCCCTCGTCCGCTGGTGA
- the plsX gene encoding phosphate acyltransferase PlsX has product MGGDHAPRVNVEGAVAAAIDFGLDTLLVGRRKEVESELLRTGYTGGRVGVVDADEVVLFDEPSITPIRKKRRASIRIAAECVRDGRASGVFTAGHTGAAMVVAKMIMGVVEGIDRPALATVLPGLKKKQVLLDVGANITCRPEHYREFALMGHFYAQEVLGVAKPKIGLMSVGEEEGKGTDTTREVFGLLKESGLNFIGNVEGRDVYSGDVDVIVTDGFTGNVILKVSESLAHLVEQALKQEITRSLQASMGFLLSKDAFRSFKKRLDYSEYGGAPLLGVKGACFIGHGRSNAKAVRNAIRAAHDFVERRIPDKIRDKAMTFAPPAVTR; this is encoded by the coding sequence ATGGGGGGCGACCACGCCCCTCGCGTCAACGTGGAGGGGGCGGTCGCGGCTGCGATCGACTTCGGCCTCGACACGCTCCTCGTGGGGCGGCGGAAAGAGGTCGAGTCCGAGCTCCTCCGCACGGGTTACACGGGCGGCCGGGTGGGCGTCGTGGACGCGGACGAGGTCGTCCTCTTCGACGAGCCCTCCATCACCCCGATCCGCAAGAAGCGGCGCGCGTCCATCCGCATCGCCGCCGAGTGCGTCCGCGACGGGCGCGCGAGCGGGGTGTTCACGGCGGGTCACACCGGTGCCGCGATGGTCGTCGCGAAGATGATCATGGGCGTCGTCGAGGGAATCGACCGCCCGGCTCTCGCAACGGTCCTCCCGGGCCTCAAGAAGAAGCAGGTCCTCCTCGACGTCGGCGCGAACATCACGTGCCGGCCCGAGCACTACCGCGAGTTCGCGCTCATGGGCCACTTCTACGCGCAGGAGGTCCTCGGCGTCGCGAAGCCGAAGATCGGCCTGATGTCCGTCGGCGAGGAAGAGGGCAAGGGCACGGACACCACGCGCGAGGTCTTCGGCCTCCTGAAGGAGTCCGGCCTGAACTTCATCGGAAACGTCGAGGGGCGCGACGTCTACTCCGGCGACGTCGACGTCATCGTCACGGACGGCTTCACGGGCAACGTGATCCTCAAGGTCTCCGAGAGCCTCGCGCACCTCGTCGAGCAGGCGCTCAAGCAGGAGATCACCCGCAGCCTCCAGGCTTCGATGGGCTTCCTCCTCTCGAAGGACGCCTTCCGCTCCTTCAAGAAGCGCCTCGACTACAGCGAGTACGGCGGCGCGCCGCTCCTCGGCGTCAAGGGGGCCTGCTTCATCGGCCACGGGCGCTCGAACGCGAAGGCCGTGCGCAACGCGATCAGGGCGGCGCACGACTTCGTGGAACGCCGGATTCCCGACAAGATCCGCGACAAGGCGATGACGTTCGCGCCGCCCGCCGTCACCCGTTAA
- the rpmF gene encoding 50S ribosomal protein L32, whose protein sequence is MPNPKHRHSKTRRDLRRAHDFLKPKQTSNCPNCGIEKLPHRVCAACGWYKGREVTTGATK, encoded by the coding sequence ATGCCGAACCCAAAGCACCGACACAGCAAGACGCGCCGCGACCTGCGCCGCGCGCACGACTTCCTGAAGCCCAAGCAGACGTCGAACTGCCCGAACTGCGGCATCGAGAAGCTGCCGCACCGCGTGTGCGCGGCCTGCGGCTGGTACAAGGGCCGCGAGGTCACGACCGGGGCCACGAAGTAG
- a CDS encoding DUF177 domain-containing protein, giving the protein MDLNLETAFDEPVDLSHEFEIPSGRLERPELLSLSPVSFTGRLERVDLGFVLTGRLAFSGVVACARCLAPVPFVRKEEVSWTFMPAHVKPVEKPKAVKPADGKPAKAGKGAEKNEDDDGDELSAADLDILYYEDFVVPFDPLVEEQLQLELPMKALCRDDCKGLCPQCGSDRNAAPCDCAPPPDERWKSLKAILETDDKN; this is encoded by the coding sequence ATGGACCTGAATCTGGAAACGGCTTTCGACGAGCCGGTCGATCTTTCTCATGAATTCGAGATCCCGAGCGGACGTCTCGAGAGGCCGGAGCTTCTCTCGCTGTCGCCGGTCTCGTTCACGGGGCGCCTCGAAAGGGTCGACCTCGGCTTCGTCCTGACCGGACGCCTCGCGTTCTCCGGCGTGGTCGCCTGCGCGCGGTGCCTCGCCCCCGTGCCGTTCGTGCGCAAGGAGGAGGTCTCCTGGACCTTCATGCCCGCGCATGTGAAGCCGGTGGAGAAACCCAAGGCGGTCAAGCCGGCCGACGGCAAGCCCGCCAAGGCCGGCAAGGGCGCCGAGAAGAACGAGGACGACGACGGGGACGAGCTCTCGGCGGCGGACCTCGACATCCTCTATTACGAGGACTTCGTCGTGCCCTTCGACCCTCTCGTCGAGGAGCAGCTGCAGCTCGAGCTGCCGATGAAGGCGCTCTGCCGGGACGACTGCAAGGGCCTTTGCCCCCAGTGCGGTTCCGACCGCAACGCGGCCCCCTGCGATTGCGCGCCGCCCCCGGACGAGCGGTGGAAGTCGCTCAAGGCGATCCTCGAAACGGACGACAAGAACTGA
- a CDS encoding glycosyltransferase family 4 protein, producing MRIAVDARPLEERPTGVGRYLEGLLTAWLADRPGDGFILLSPRPVFVPPSLTGRVAVAASARLPGTLWLQTAAGPAARRAGADAFFGCLGIVPLAGGPPSVATVHDVTPLLFPEWHSWKNRLGFTPLIGGSVRAARRIAAVSEHSRRDLVAHFPDAAGKTTVVHNGVETSPAPAGGPAPNEGRPYVLSLGTLEPRKNLPRLVEAMESIWDRRPEFPDLVLAGTEGWGLHDFAGRIASSRHAARIRPAGYLAGGERSRWMAGARVFAYPSLYEGFGLPPLEAMALGTPVVASSASSLPEVVGDAGLLPDPGDASSIAAAIERAHDDEAFRRWAAAMGPARAATFTWASAARKMRALFEEALS from the coding sequence ATGCGCATTGCCGTCGACGCGCGGCCGCTGGAGGAGAGGCCGACCGGCGTCGGGCGCTACCTCGAGGGCCTGTTGACCGCCTGGCTGGCCGACCGGCCGGGGGACGGCTTCATCCTCCTGTCCCCACGGCCGGTCTTCGTCCCCCCCTCCCTCACGGGCCGGGTGGCCGTGGCCGCCTCGGCGAGACTCCCCGGGACGCTGTGGCTCCAGACCGCCGCCGGCCCGGCGGCGCGCCGGGCGGGGGCGGACGCGTTCTTCGGCTGCCTCGGCATCGTCCCGCTGGCAGGCGGGCCGCCTTCGGTCGCAACGGTCCACGACGTGACGCCGCTCCTCTTCCCGGAGTGGCACTCCTGGAAGAACCGGCTCGGATTCACCCCCCTCATCGGCGGAAGCGTCCGGGCCGCGAGGCGGATCGCGGCCGTCTCGGAACACTCGCGCCGCGACCTCGTCGCACATTTCCCCGACGCGGCCGGGAAGACCACCGTGGTTCACAACGGCGTCGAAACCTCTCCCGCTCCCGCCGGCGGCCCGGCGCCGAACGAGGGCCGGCCGTATGTCCTGTCGCTCGGCACGCTCGAGCCCCGCAAGAACCTCCCGCGCCTCGTGGAGGCGATGGAGTCGATCTGGGACCGGCGGCCCGAATTCCCCGACCTCGTCCTCGCCGGGACGGAAGGCTGGGGCCTGCACGACTTCGCCGGCCGGATCGCGTCTTCGCGCCACGCCGCGCGCATCCGGCCCGCCGGCTACCTCGCGGGAGGCGAGCGTTCCCGGTGGATGGCGGGCGCGCGCGTCTTCGCGTACCCGAGCCTCTACGAGGGCTTCGGCCTGCCGCCTCTCGAGGCGATGGCGCTCGGGACGCCGGTCGTCGCGTCCTCGGCCTCGTCCCTGCCCGAGGTGGTCGGCGACGCCGGCCTCCTCCCCGACCCGGGCGACGCCTCCTCGATCGCCGCGGCGATCGAGCGCGCCCACGACGACGAGGCGTTCCGGCGCTGGGCCGCCGCAATGGGGCCGGCGCGGGCGGCGACGTTTACCTGGGCGTCCGCCGCGCGGAAGATGCGCGCTCTCTTCGAGGAGGCGCTCTCGTGA
- a CDS encoding glycosyltransferase family 4 protein, with protein sequence MTRPRVLVDARKAGDFGIGSYIRGLLGGLARQERWDLCATVHPGGDALLPPGVAPVACDARHYSVAELFAVRGAIARLKPAVFHAPHYVVPVQPPAATVVTIHDLMHLTRPEHGAPWKRAYATWMIGRAMRLSARVIAVSEATREEILAFGPYQGGKVVVIPNGVREEFFEWGKRVAGATAGWRAPARAPEASESRLPRPDSLSKEISSFLLFLGNDKPHKNLEGLLRAWPHVRAEHPALSLVLAGVEPGRELPEGVKAVGFVPDADVPALVALAEALVLPSFAEGFGLPVLEAQAAGTPVACSDLPALHEAGGEAAIFFNPHDAATIANALNALLGDEEKRNLLRKKGRGRARQFSWDAVAAQTAAIYEEIS encoded by the coding sequence GTGACGCGGCCCCGCGTTCTCGTGGACGCCCGCAAGGCCGGAGACTTCGGGATCGGCAGCTACATCCGCGGCCTGCTCGGGGGTCTCGCGCGACAGGAGCGGTGGGACCTCTGCGCGACCGTGCACCCCGGCGGCGACGCGCTGCTGCCGCCCGGAGTCGCGCCCGTGGCCTGCGACGCGCGCCACTACTCGGTCGCCGAGCTCTTCGCGGTGCGCGGCGCCATCGCGCGCCTGAAGCCCGCCGTCTTCCACGCGCCGCACTACGTCGTGCCGGTCCAGCCGCCCGCGGCCACCGTGGTCACGATCCACGACCTCATGCACCTGACCCGGCCCGAGCACGGCGCACCCTGGAAGCGCGCGTACGCGACGTGGATGATCGGGCGGGCGATGCGCCTCTCCGCGCGCGTCATCGCGGTTTCGGAGGCGACGCGGGAAGAGATTCTTGCTTTCGGACCCTATCAGGGCGGCAAGGTCGTCGTAATTCCGAATGGCGTAAGAGAAGAGTTCTTCGAATGGGGGAAGAGGGTGGCGGGCGCGACGGCCGGCTGGCGCGCGCCGGCGCGGGCCCCGGAGGCGTCGGAGAGCCGCCTCCCACGCCCCGATTCACTTTCAAAAGAAATCTCCTCTTTTCTTCTCTTCCTCGGCAACGACAAGCCGCACAAGAACCTCGAGGGGCTGCTCCGCGCGTGGCCGCACGTGCGCGCCGAACACCCCGCGCTCTCGCTCGTCCTCGCGGGCGTCGAGCCGGGGCGCGAGCTGCCCGAGGGCGTGAAGGCCGTCGGGTTCGTGCCCGACGCCGACGTGCCCGCACTCGTGGCGCTCGCCGAGGCGCTCGTCCTTCCGTCCTTCGCGGAAGGCTTCGGCCTCCCGGTCCTCGAGGCGCAGGCGGCCGGGACGCCGGTGGCGTGCTCGGACCTTCCGGCGCTGCACGAGGCGGGCGGCGAGGCGGCGATCTTCTTCAATCCGCACGACGCGGCGACGATCGCGAATGCACTGAACGCGCTGCTCGGGGACGAGGAGAAGAGGAATCTTCTTAGAAAAAAGGGAAGGGGGAGAGCGCGGCAGTTTTCCTGGGACGCGGTGGCGGCGCAGACGGCGGCGATCTATGAAGAAATCTCTTAG
- a CDS encoding glycosyltransferase, whose protein sequence is MRVALVHDWLTGTRGGEKVLLELVRMFPDAPVFTLFHFPGSQHPEIEAREIRTTFLQSLVSPARNYRTLLPLFFAAAETWDLSGYDLVVSTSHCVAKNAKKDAGAFHLCYCHTPVRYLHDQFDDYFRGRPAPVVLAARLARAPLAAWDVATVPRVDAFLANSANVKDRIARLWRRDAAVVPPPVDTEFYSPGPPRERRGLLVVSALAPYKRLDDAIEAANARKLPLTIAGFGPERRRLEAMAGETVVFADTPNDTMLRELYRSAEAVLMPGEEDFGIVPLEAQACGTPVIALGRGGALETVRDGETGVLMPEPGAPALLAALDRLRSLRLDPAAAAANAARFSQEAFREGFRRALDEARTRPAASPSKMAPPVTV, encoded by the coding sequence ATGAGAGTCGCCCTCGTCCACGACTGGCTGACCGGCACGCGCGGCGGCGAGAAGGTGCTGCTCGAACTCGTCCGGATGTTCCCGGACGCGCCGGTGTTCACGCTCTTCCATTTCCCGGGCTCGCAGCATCCCGAGATCGAGGCGCGGGAGATCCGGACCACGTTTCTCCAGTCGCTCGTGTCGCCTGCGCGGAACTACCGGACGCTGCTCCCCCTCTTCTTCGCCGCGGCCGAGACCTGGGACCTCTCCGGGTACGACCTCGTCGTTTCGACGTCTCACTGCGTCGCAAAGAACGCGAAGAAGGACGCCGGGGCCTTCCACCTCTGCTACTGCCACACACCCGTGCGCTACCTGCACGACCAGTTCGACGACTACTTCCGCGGGCGGCCGGCCCCGGTCGTCCTCGCGGCGCGCCTCGCCCGGGCGCCGCTCGCGGCCTGGGACGTGGCGACGGTGCCGCGCGTCGACGCCTTCCTTGCGAACTCGGCTAACGTGAAGGACCGGATCGCGCGCCTCTGGCGGCGCGACGCCGCGGTCGTCCCTCCACCCGTCGATACGGAGTTCTACTCGCCCGGCCCGCCCCGGGAGCGCCGCGGGCTCCTCGTCGTCTCGGCCCTCGCCCCCTACAAGCGGCTGGACGACGCGATCGAGGCCGCAAACGCCCGAAAGCTCCCCCTCACGATCGCCGGCTTCGGGCCGGAGCGCCGGAGGCTGGAAGCGATGGCCGGTGAGACGGTGGTTTTCGCCGACACTCCCAACGACACCATGCTCCGCGAGCTCTACCGTTCGGCCGAGGCAGTCCTCATGCCGGGCGAGGAGGACTTCGGGATCGTGCCCCTGGAGGCCCAGGCCTGCGGCACGCCCGTGATCGCCCTCGGACGCGGCGGCGCGCTCGAAACGGTCCGGGACGGGGAGACGGGCGTCCTGATGCCGGAACCCGGCGCCCCCGCCCTCCTCGCGGCCCTCGACCGCCTGCGCTCCCTCCGCCTCGACCCCGCCGCCGCCGCCGCCAACGCGGCGCGATTCTCGCAAGAGGCCTTCCGCGAGGGCTTCCGGCGCGCCCTGGACGAAGCCCGCACCCGCCCGGCAGCGTCCCCAAGTAAAATGGCGCCCCCGGTGACCGTGTGA
- a CDS encoding undecaprenyl-phosphate glucose phosphotransferase, translating to MIRRQTRRLQAVFLTADVLATVFALWAAWLIRFESVWPTPKGGQPFGNYTPLIPILLVVWPVVFYFHRLYQIRRDRSTIDEVLSILVAATLGTILLVGILSFWRGFTYTSRQLLVLFLVLDIVLVSLARFGIRKYLETMWATGAGVRRVLIVGAGHSGRALADKLLEHPATGMKPVGFADDDTAKRRENYRGLNILGTTGEVRDLIHAHEVDTVFLALPVEAHRTMLAILKDVGNEMIDLRIVPDLFQYVTFKAGVEDFDGLPVINLTQMPLEGWNSLVKRTMDVVLSGLGLVALAVLFPFIALAIWLEDRGPVFYAQERMGLDGRLFRMIKFRSMRVNAEDEGAQWTQENDPRRTRVGALLRKTSLDELPQLVNVFTGDMSLVGPRPERPEFVKEFKEKFPQYMLRHRVRAGITGWAQVHGWRGNTPIDKRIEYDLYYIENWSVGLDVKILWATVRWGFTHKNAY from the coding sequence GTGATCCGCAGACAGACCCGCCGCCTGCAGGCCGTCTTCCTCACGGCAGACGTCCTCGCGACCGTGTTCGCCCTCTGGGCGGCGTGGCTGATCCGCTTCGAGAGCGTCTGGCCCACACCCAAGGGCGGCCAGCCGTTCGGGAACTACACGCCGCTGATCCCGATCCTTCTCGTCGTCTGGCCGGTGGTCTTCTACTTCCACCGCCTCTACCAGATCAGGCGCGACCGTTCCACGATCGACGAGGTCCTCTCGATCCTCGTCGCGGCGACGCTCGGTACGATCCTCCTCGTCGGCATCCTCTCCTTCTGGCGGGGCTTCACGTACACGAGCCGCCAGCTCCTCGTCCTGTTCCTCGTCCTCGACATCGTTCTCGTCTCCCTCGCCCGCTTCGGGATCCGCAAGTACCTCGAGACGATGTGGGCGACGGGCGCGGGCGTGCGCCGCGTCCTGATCGTCGGCGCAGGCCACTCGGGCCGCGCGCTCGCCGACAAGCTCCTCGAGCATCCCGCTACCGGCATGAAGCCCGTCGGCTTTGCGGACGACGACACCGCCAAGCGCCGGGAGAACTACCGCGGCCTGAACATCCTCGGAACGACGGGCGAGGTGCGCGACCTGATCCACGCGCACGAGGTCGACACGGTCTTCCTCGCGCTCCCGGTCGAGGCGCACCGCACGATGCTCGCGATCCTCAAGGACGTCGGGAACGAGATGATCGACCTGCGCATCGTGCCGGACCTCTTCCAGTACGTCACGTTCAAGGCCGGCGTCGAGGACTTCGACGGCCTGCCGGTCATCAACCTCACGCAGATGCCGCTCGAGGGCTGGAACTCGCTCGTGAAGCGGACCATGGACGTCGTGCTCTCGGGGCTCGGCCTCGTGGCGCTCGCGGTGCTCTTCCCGTTCATCGCGCTCGCGATCTGGCTCGAGGACCGCGGGCCCGTCTTCTACGCGCAGGAGCGCATGGGCCTCGACGGCCGCCTTTTCCGGATGATCAAGTTCCGCTCGATGCGCGTGAACGCCGAGGACGAGGGCGCGCAGTGGACGCAGGAGAACGACCCGCGGCGCACGCGCGTGGGCGCGCTCCTGCGCAAGACGTCGCTCGACGAGCTGCCGCAGCTCGTGAACGTCTTCACGGGCGACATGTCGCTCGTCGGGCCGCGGCCCGAGCGGCCGGAGTTCGTGAAGGAGTTCAAGGAGAAGTTCCCGCAGTACATGCTCCGCCACCGCGTGCGCGCGGGGATCACGGGCTGGGCGCAGGTCCACGGCTGGCGCGGCAACACGCCGATCGACAAGCGGATCGAGTACGACCTGTACTACATCGAGAACTGGTCCGTCGGCCTCGACGTGAAGATTCTCTGGGCGACGGTGCGCTGGGGCTTCACGCACAAGAACGCTTACTGA
- a CDS encoding DUF3488 domain-containing protein produces MKDAPGAAAGVLPPPFLRERVLAVGSLALLAPVPLFFANALELLVLLVYVLALGLLLARARHGPVPRLPNWALNLAGLAYLPVVYFDARYGSRSLLKTMLHLLLFTTVFKLAAIRKERDLSVALVLSAMLFVASVSTSFHVAILPYVVVVAGVAWTVLVKWALWRDLAAAPEEWERDRAARALPGFGPLVSSVAAAMVLAVPLFLFLPRLKAPVVRGGETGREITTGFSDTVDPDIFGALKNSDRVMLRITSEEPLDAGTVLRLRTLALTRFERGVWKRPERSGSVPPGTRGGVVPLGPRPGSGAAMTIDLTPLQSRALPVPAGADGLRLSETSFRSPSRALVFVDAARNVSLGFEPETTVQYTVTTSRRPGRDLGRSAEEDGLAAPDSEVLRAFARDAFAGIEPAADPEGAARALEGVFHRPPFRYQLDLSPRGPNALEDFLTARRAGHCQTYASAMALLLRSAGIPTRFVTGFLGGEIGAFGRYVLVRGNNVHAWVEAWCGPEKGWVTFDPTPFAGQPQLERVPLSARLRQVTDGLEFFYDRFVLSFGQSDQAEMLRRLREAVGGAADGLKGAGAAIGATLARLGRGRAWAGAGAVALLAALLALAFRRLLSRARFGTRGLPPASAAYRRLQKALHRRGAPLTPSSAPAETLAAAEKFGPAAQRPAEAIVRAYVRESFGGVSASNEEREKLKELLVRFREAAVKEAVRIS; encoded by the coding sequence GTGAAGGATGCGCCCGGCGCCGCGGCCGGGGTTCTCCCGCCGCCGTTCCTCCGCGAGCGCGTCCTCGCGGTGGGGTCGCTCGCGCTCCTCGCGCCCGTCCCGCTTTTCTTTGCGAACGCGCTCGAGCTCCTCGTCCTTCTCGTCTACGTCCTGGCACTCGGGCTCCTCCTCGCCCGCGCGCGCCACGGCCCGGTCCCGCGCCTGCCGAACTGGGCGTTGAACCTCGCCGGCCTCGCGTACCTGCCCGTCGTCTATTTCGACGCCCGCTACGGGAGCCGTTCGCTCCTGAAGACGATGCTCCACCTGCTCCTCTTCACGACCGTCTTCAAGCTCGCGGCGATCCGCAAGGAGCGCGATCTCTCGGTGGCGCTCGTCCTTTCGGCCATGCTCTTCGTCGCGTCGGTCTCGACGTCGTTCCACGTCGCGATCCTTCCGTACGTCGTCGTCGTGGCGGGCGTCGCGTGGACGGTCCTCGTGAAGTGGGCGCTCTGGCGCGACCTCGCGGCGGCTCCCGAGGAGTGGGAGCGCGACCGCGCGGCGCGCGCGCTGCCGGGCTTCGGTCCGCTCGTCTCGTCGGTTGCGGCCGCGATGGTCCTCGCGGTCCCCCTCTTTCTCTTCCTGCCGCGCCTGAAGGCCCCGGTCGTGCGCGGCGGCGAGACGGGGCGCGAGATCACGACGGGCTTCTCGGACACGGTGGACCCCGACATTTTTGGAGCGCTGAAGAACAGCGACCGCGTCATGCTGCGGATCACCAGCGAGGAGCCGCTCGACGCCGGCACGGTCCTGCGCCTTCGAACGCTCGCCCTGACGCGCTTCGAGCGCGGTGTCTGGAAGAGGCCCGAGCGCTCCGGGAGCGTGCCGCCCGGGACGCGCGGCGGCGTCGTCCCGCTCGGCCCGCGCCCCGGCAGCGGCGCTGCGATGACGATCGACCTCACTCCGCTCCAGAGCCGCGCCCTCCCCGTCCCGGCCGGCGCGGACGGCCTGCGGCTGTCGGAGACCTCGTTCCGCAGCCCGAGCCGCGCCCTCGTCTTCGTGGACGCCGCGCGCAACGTGAGCCTGGGCTTCGAGCCCGAGACGACGGTCCAGTACACGGTGACGACGAGCCGGCGACCCGGGCGCGACCTCGGCCGGAGCGCGGAGGAAGACGGCCTCGCCGCGCCGGACTCCGAGGTCCTGCGCGCGTTCGCGCGCGACGCGTTCGCCGGGATCGAACCGGCGGCCGATCCGGAGGGGGCCGCGCGCGCGCTGGAGGGCGTCTTCCACCGGCCGCCGTTCCGCTACCAGCTCGACCTTTCGCCGCGCGGGCCGAACGCGCTCGAGGACTTCCTCACGGCGCGGCGCGCGGGCCACTGCCAGACGTACGCGAGCGCCATGGCTCTTCTCCTGCGCTCGGCCGGCATCCCGACGCGCTTCGTGACCGGCTTCCTCGGCGGCGAGATCGGCGCGTTCGGCCGTTACGTCCTCGTGCGCGGGAACAACGTGCACGCATGGGTCGAGGCCTGGTGCGGGCCGGAGAAGGGCTGGGTCACGTTCGACCCGACGCCGTTCGCGGGCCAGCCGCAGCTCGAGCGCGTGCCGCTCTCGGCCCGCCTCAGGCAGGTGACGGACGGGCTCGAGTTCTTCTACGACCGCTTCGTCCTGTCGTTCGGGCAGAGCGACCAGGCCGAGATGCTCCGCCGCCTCCGCGAGGCCGTGGGTGGCGCTGCGGACGGGCTGAAGGGCGCCGGCGCGGCAATCGGCGCGACGCTCGCGCGCCTCGGCCGCGGGCGGGCGTGGGCGGGCGCGGGCGCCGTCGCCCTCCTCGCGGCGCTCCTCGCGCTCGCGTTCCGACGCCTCCTGTCCCGCGCGCGGTTCGGCACGCGCGGCCTCCCTCCCGCGTCGGCGGCGTACCGCCGCCTCCAGAAGGCGCTCCACCGGCGCGGCGCGCCGCTGACGCCGTCGTCCGCGCCCGCCGAGACGCTCGCGGCGGCAGAAAAATTCGGTCCCGCCGCCCAGCGGCCGGCCGAAGCGATCGTCCGCGCCTACGTGCGGGAGTCGTTCGGAGGAGTTTCTGCTTCGAATGAAGAACGCGAAAAGCTGAAGGAGCTGCTCGTGCGTTTCAGGGAAGCGGCCGTCAAGGAGGCCGTTCGGATTTCTTAG
- a CDS encoding DUF58 domain-containing protein → MTLRARLRKLVDPGILVRVTNLGLGFILLTLVVAVAATNTGNNGLYILVSLFLGALVVSGVVSRRNVESLSVELEGPPELYAGIPSRFTLRVTNGGRLPRRAVLVKISGAAAPLLFGRVNPGETAARGVDLVFPRRGLRSLESLLVYSGYPIGLFRKGRVHPLTEERLVYPAPAIVHAIPPDPRQAEGGDPRSFLRGRGPEIRNLREAGFGDDPRDVHWPQTARQGKFIVKERASEEGRDALVALDVARPPGAPPSWEAAFERSVSEAAGLALQLLARGNRTGLLLGDVIVPPGAGPAHRRGLLRALALVAPADRPAAPRALPASVAVFRAGPKGRAA, encoded by the coding sequence AATCTCGGGCTCGGCTTCATCCTCCTGACGCTCGTGGTCGCCGTGGCCGCGACGAACACGGGCAACAACGGCCTCTACATTCTCGTCTCGCTCTTCCTCGGCGCGCTCGTCGTGTCGGGCGTCGTGTCGCGGCGCAACGTCGAGAGCCTCTCGGTCGAGCTGGAGGGCCCGCCCGAGCTGTACGCGGGAATTCCGTCGCGTTTCACGCTGCGCGTCACGAACGGGGGCCGCCTTCCGCGGCGCGCCGTCCTCGTGAAGATCTCCGGCGCGGCCGCGCCGCTCCTCTTCGGGCGCGTGAACCCGGGGGAGACCGCCGCGCGCGGCGTGGACCTCGTCTTCCCGAGGCGCGGCCTGCGCTCGCTCGAATCCCTCCTCGTCTACAGCGGCTACCCGATCGGACTCTTCCGCAAGGGGCGCGTCCACCCTCTGACGGAGGAGCGTCTCGTGTACCCGGCTCCCGCGATCGTCCACGCGATCCCGCCCGACCCGCGCCAGGCCGAAGGCGGCGACCCGCGCAGCTTCCTGCGCGGGCGCGGACCCGAGATCCGCAACCTGCGCGAGGCTGGGTTCGGCGACGACCCGCGCGACGTGCACTGGCCCCAGACGGCGCGTCAGGGCAAGTTCATCGTCAAGGAGCGCGCGTCCGAGGAAGGCCGCGACGCGCTCGTCGCGCTCGACGTCGCGCGGCCACCGGGCGCGCCGCCCTCGTGGGAGGCCGCGTTCGAGCGGTCCGTGTCCGAGGCGGCCGGCCTCGCGCTGCAGCTCCTCGCCCGCGGGAACCGCACCGGCCTTCTCCTCGGCGACGTGATCGTCCCTCCGGGCGCGGGGCCCGCCCACCGCCGCGGCCTCCTGCGGGCGCTCGCGCTCGTCGCCCCGGCCGACCGGCCCGCCGCGCCGCGGGCGCTGCCCGCGAGCGTGGCCGTGTTCCGCGCCGGCCCGAAGGGGAGGGCCGCGTGA